Proteins co-encoded in one Gleimia hominis genomic window:
- a CDS encoding glycosyltransferase: MIAYVASRIFMPEPAAASFRLKALADALSEKCVTRVLTTRTESEAEEQAFDASVPFEVKRFPVLRDKTGYVRGYLQYMSFDIPLFFRLLGLPSDAVVVNEPPPTTGVVTAAAALLKRFRHVYYAADIWSDASESTGVPPIVVRAVRAMESFAMRRADAVIAVSDGVAQRCRELGAKRVVVVPNGVDTQVLTPEGPCGPVDGEYFIYAGTTSEWQGADVFIRAVRKVWETAPQTKVVFVGQGADWQHLQEVADGDERIIFRDLMPPQEVAKYYRGAVGNLASIKPGLGYDFAYPTKILAGLACGTPVVYAGPGPAVDDIGQYDLGVACAHDVEAVADAMLQVMNGQLDRSRLHRWVVEHRSTKKTGLDAAKVVLEAMNG, encoded by the coding sequence ATGATCGCTTACGTGGCTTCGCGGATTTTTATGCCAGAACCAGCAGCAGCGTCGTTTCGACTAAAAGCCTTAGCTGACGCCTTGTCAGAAAAATGTGTTACGCGGGTTTTAACCACCAGAACTGAATCTGAAGCCGAGGAACAGGCTTTTGACGCGAGCGTCCCCTTCGAGGTCAAACGTTTCCCAGTTTTGCGCGATAAGACGGGTTACGTGCGCGGGTACCTGCAGTACATGTCGTTCGACATTCCACTGTTTTTCCGCCTTCTGGGCCTCCCCTCGGATGCCGTGGTGGTAAATGAGCCGCCACCAACCACGGGGGTGGTTACCGCTGCCGCTGCGCTTTTGAAGCGCTTCCGGCACGTGTATTACGCGGCAGATATTTGGTCTGACGCTTCCGAGTCCACCGGGGTGCCACCGATTGTGGTGCGCGCGGTTCGGGCAATGGAATCTTTCGCGATGCGACGGGCAGATGCAGTAATCGCGGTGAGTGATGGCGTGGCCCAGCGTTGCCGTGAACTGGGGGCAAAGCGGGTTGTAGTGGTCCCCAACGGGGTGGATACGCAGGTATTAACTCCCGAGGGGCCGTGCGGGCCTGTGGACGGCGAGTACTTTATTTACGCTGGCACCACCTCGGAGTGGCAGGGGGCTGACGTTTTTATTCGTGCTGTACGTAAGGTGTGGGAGACTGCTCCGCAAACAAAGGTTGTTTTTGTGGGGCAGGGAGCAGACTGGCAGCATTTGCAAGAGGTGGCTGACGGGGATGAGCGCATCATTTTCCGTGATCTCATGCCGCCGCAGGAAGTGGCGAAGTACTACCGTGGGGCAGTGGGGAACCTAGCGTCTATTAAACCCGGTTTAGGCTACGATTTTGCGTATCCGACTAAGATTTTGGCGGGTTTGGCATGCGGCACTCCCGTTGTGTACGCCGGCCCGGGCCCTGCCGTAGATGATATTGGCCAGTATGATTTGGGGGTTGCGTGCGCCCATGACGTTGAGGCTGTTGCCGATGCAATGCTGCAGGTGATGAATGGTCAGCTAGACCGGTCTCGGTTACATCGGTGGGTGGTGGAACATCGCTCTACGAAGAAGACGGGGTTGGATGCCGCGAAGGTCGTTTTGGAGGCGATGAATGGCTGA
- a CDS encoding glycosyltransferase family protein, translating into MPACVFHTPYALEPERVSASAIRPIKMRNALEEAGYKVFEITGHARERRARLRYLREHMDNGLRIDFVYSENATIPPSITEPKHLPVYLGLDRAIFRFFHQQGVPVGVFYRDIYWKFDSLWRSQVGALAWPLTKLYQHEVATYNKYADVVYLPSRRMEAFVPELHATTLELPPGGQLRGDGQVPAHFNVFYTGSITGQYRLKPLTQAVADLPEVRATLCVPRNQWNEHGHEYPACERIQVSHASGDGLDPLYDAASVAFVGLDSQYGSFAQPVKFYEYLAAGKPVVANTGTLVAELVEQMNVGWVVNNEVADLKRLLARLQSDPQEVKAATQRVLALRHQHTWVARARQVARDLMGGAA; encoded by the coding sequence ATGCCTGCCTGCGTATTTCATACGCCCTATGCTCTTGAGCCGGAACGGGTTTCTGCATCAGCTATCCGCCCTATTAAGATGCGTAATGCGTTGGAAGAAGCGGGGTACAAAGTATTTGAGATTACTGGCCACGCGCGTGAGCGGCGGGCGCGGTTGCGGTATTTGCGTGAGCACATGGATAACGGTTTGCGCATTGATTTTGTTTACAGTGAGAACGCGACGATTCCACCGTCCATTACGGAACCGAAGCACCTGCCGGTGTATTTGGGGTTGGATCGGGCAATTTTTCGTTTTTTCCACCAGCAGGGCGTGCCGGTAGGGGTTTTTTACCGCGATATTTATTGGAAGTTCGATTCTTTGTGGCGCAGCCAGGTGGGAGCGTTGGCGTGGCCGCTGACCAAGTTGTATCAGCACGAGGTAGCTACGTATAACAAGTATGCGGATGTGGTGTATTTGCCAAGCCGGCGCATGGAAGCGTTTGTGCCTGAGTTGCACGCTACCACCTTGGAGTTACCGCCGGGCGGGCAGCTGCGTGGAGATGGCCAGGTGCCGGCGCATTTTAATGTTTTTTACACGGGTAGTATTACCGGGCAGTACCGGTTGAAGCCACTTACCCAAGCGGTAGCAGATTTGCCTGAGGTCCGAGCAACTCTGTGTGTTCCGCGCAATCAGTGGAACGAGCATGGGCATGAGTACCCGGCTTGTGAGCGCATTCAGGTGTCGCATGCGTCTGGCGATGGGTTGGACCCGCTATATGATGCTGCGTCTGTTGCGTTCGTGGGGTTGGATTCGCAGTACGGTAGTTTTGCGCAGCCGGTAAAGTTTTATGAGTATTTGGCTGCGGGTAAGCCGGTGGTTGCGAACACGGGAACACTGGTTGCGGAACTGGTTGAGCAGATGAATGTGGGGTGGGTTGTGAACAATGAAGTGGCTGATTTGAAACGGTTGTTGGCCCGCCTGCAGTCTGATCCGCAGGAGGTTAAGGCGGCGACGCAGCGGGTGCTGGCGTTGCGGCACCAGCATACGTGGGTTGCGCGTGCTCGGCAGGTGGCGCGCGACCTGATGGGAGGGGCAGCATGA
- a CDS encoding DUF6541 family protein — MAELGTLLWLSVLAVAVAFLPGALCVRLLGLRGLSMWAVAPAWTAGLTTAASLAFSFLSIRWSPVSFAVFFAVSVVLCGALGLLVLGRERVVHGAFAGHVYVRMSRRDKVLLTAFIVVAALLMWVPITFASGLDLPPQQNDPIYHMSAAQGILNTGDASPLTAFRSMYGLGRAAAIYPAVWHQLTALIATPSTVVLASKAVLLAVCLIWLVTMASLAQVGLPRLWGAPFYVVGLASILPVFPVYFLVTTARWPNALGLAIVPGLIAFALTFFRAIRRPEDDPSHHVRVLIIQGLLLVLAVAGATAAYPATFFALTVTLSAGVLVGNARVWFTSWTFKQKIVRSSAIVIGLLAVLIVPLMNTSISNMLEYSQSVDWHNPIFKLWSAVSFFPRGGGGIVLKLVLLVMGAAILLGVVLAWRAGYLRWLSVSWAILTLLLLSTMFPLGIISMYASVFYASTYRVMPILAIPCLLLAALTVHLVVTGRVGDGKLSRAVRRRVQFSPKKPVIVATCVLMLLGAGLHAPNRVADAHTLYEPGPDDLYDLADASELAMIKRVPAEVEPGYKVLGEPSNGSVLLYPMENVPVVYKQLEYWSVSQPDEENMYLANNFWRIHTDPRVCHILKKYKIRYFYSDKMRRFPVPSQLRRGPGMYNVDLSKGFTLLDEGGSAKFWQIDACGRW, encoded by the coding sequence ATGGCTGAGTTGGGCACACTGCTGTGGCTATCGGTTCTTGCAGTGGCGGTAGCGTTCCTACCCGGTGCCCTGTGTGTAAGACTGCTGGGGTTGCGTGGCTTGAGCATGTGGGCGGTAGCGCCGGCGTGGACCGCGGGGCTAACGACCGCGGCCTCACTGGCATTCTCGTTCCTTTCTATCCGCTGGTCACCGGTGTCTTTCGCAGTGTTTTTTGCCGTATCCGTGGTGCTGTGCGGGGCTTTGGGGCTGCTGGTACTCGGGCGTGAGCGGGTGGTACACGGTGCTTTTGCCGGGCACGTGTATGTGCGGATGAGTAGGCGCGACAAGGTATTGTTGACCGCCTTTATTGTGGTGGCGGCGCTATTGATGTGGGTGCCGATCACGTTTGCTTCCGGGCTGGATTTACCACCGCAGCAGAATGATCCGATTTACCACATGTCGGCTGCGCAAGGCATTCTTAACACGGGGGATGCTTCGCCCCTAACCGCGTTCCGTTCCATGTACGGCCTGGGTAGGGCTGCAGCGATTTACCCGGCGGTTTGGCATCAGTTGACGGCGTTGATAGCTACGCCTTCGACGGTGGTGTTGGCTTCGAAAGCAGTGCTTTTGGCCGTGTGCCTCATCTGGCTGGTGACGATGGCTTCGTTAGCACAGGTGGGGCTGCCCCGGTTGTGGGGGGCGCCGTTTTACGTGGTGGGCCTCGCGTCGATTTTGCCGGTGTTTCCCGTGTACTTCTTGGTTACTACCGCGCGGTGGCCGAACGCGTTGGGGCTGGCGATTGTGCCGGGGTTAATTGCGTTTGCGTTAACGTTTTTTAGGGCAATTCGCAGGCCTGAGGATGATCCGAGCCACCACGTACGCGTGTTAATAATTCAAGGTTTGCTGCTGGTGCTAGCGGTTGCGGGTGCGACCGCCGCGTATCCCGCTACGTTCTTCGCGTTGACGGTCACGTTGTCTGCAGGCGTGCTGGTGGGGAATGCGCGCGTTTGGTTTACGTCTTGGACGTTTAAGCAAAAGATTGTGCGTTCGTCTGCGATTGTGATCGGATTGCTGGCGGTGCTCATTGTGCCACTGATGAACACGAGTATTTCGAACATGCTGGAGTATAGCCAGAGCGTGGATTGGCACAATCCGATTTTTAAACTGTGGTCAGCAGTGTCGTTCTTTCCCCGTGGAGGCGGCGGGATCGTCCTCAAGCTGGTTTTGCTGGTAATGGGGGCCGCGATTTTGCTGGGGGTAGTGCTTGCTTGGCGCGCGGGTTACCTCAGGTGGCTTTCGGTGTCTTGGGCGATACTCACGTTGCTGCTGCTCAGCACCATGTTCCCTCTGGGAATCATCTCTATGTACGCCAGCGTGTTCTACGCGTCCACCTACCGGGTTATGCCGATTCTAGCGATCCCATGTTTGCTGTTAGCGGCGCTCACTGTGCACCTGGTTGTTACTGGCAGAGTGGGTGATGGGAAGCTGAGCCGGGCTGTGCGAAGGCGCGTGCAGTTTTCCCCTAAGAAGCCGGTTATTGTGGCTACCTGCGTGCTCATGTTGCTGGGAGCGGGGTTGCATGCACCGAACCGCGTGGCGGATGCGCACACGCTGTACGAACCGGGGCCGGATGATTTGTATGATCTGGCGGATGCGTCTGAGCTGGCGATGATTAAACGGGTTCCCGCTGAGGTGGAACCTGGGTACAAGGTACTGGGGGAGCCATCTAATGGTTCTGTGCTGCTGTATCCGATGGAGAACGTGCCCGTGGTTTATAAGCAGTTGGAGTACTGGTCGGTCTCCCAGCCGGATGAGGAGAACATGTATTTGGCGAACAATTTCTGGCGGATCCACACGGATCCTCGGGTTTGCCATATTTTGAAGAAGTACAAGATCCGCTACTTCTACTCAGATAAGATGAGGCGATTCCCCGTCCCCTCCCAGCTGCGGCGCGGACCTGGAATGTACAACGTTGACCTGTCCAAAGGCTTCACTTTGTTGGATGAGGGTGGGAGCGCTAAGTTCTGGCAGATTGATGCGTGCGGCCGCTGGTAG